In Blastopirellula sp. J2-11, a single genomic region encodes these proteins:
- a CDS encoding 1,2-dihydroxy-3-keto-5-methylthiopentene dioxygenase, which translates to MASITIHDENRRIQETDAIREYLAPYGIWYEKWEVEGRIGVDATNEEILTAYAPEIERLKAKGGYVTADVINVNPETPNLDALLAKFDKEHTHSEDEVRFTVKGQGVFHIHPPTGPVFSVLVESGDLINVPANMKHWFTLCDEQTIRCIRLFEDASGWTPHYMDQGVHENYSPLCWGPDYIAKADDLDPVVKP; encoded by the coding sequence ATGGCGAGCATAACCATCCACGACGAGAACCGTCGCATCCAAGAGACCGACGCGATTCGTGAATACTTGGCGCCGTACGGCATCTGGTACGAAAAGTGGGAAGTCGAAGGACGGATCGGCGTTGATGCGACCAACGAAGAAATCCTGACCGCCTACGCGCCGGAAATTGAACGCCTAAAAGCCAAAGGCGGCTACGTCACGGCCGATGTGATCAACGTCAATCCAGAGACGCCCAATCTAGACGCGCTGTTGGCGAAGTTCGACAAAGAACATACGCACAGCGAAGACGAAGTTCGCTTCACGGTCAAAGGCCAAGGGGTCTTTCACATTCATCCGCCCACAGGCCCGGTCTTCTCGGTCTTGGTCGAATCCGGCGACCTGATCAACGTACCGGCCAACATGAAGCATTGGTTCACCCTCTGCGACGAGCAGACGATCCGCTGCATCCGGCTGTTTGAAGACGCAAGCGGCTGGACGCCCCATTACATGGATCAAGGAGTGCACGAGAACTACTCGCCGCTCTGCTGGGGTCCAGACTATATCGCCAAGGCCGACGATCTTGATCCGGTGGTGAAACCGTGA
- the mtnC gene encoding acireductone synthase: MINFSGRGLLLDIEGTTASVAFVYDVMFPFVRRELDAYLQSAWNTPALAPVLEYIAQDAGAESFAQWTQADATEQDKRQRVSAEMTRLMDNDVKATGLKQLQGLIWKSGFDSGELVAAVFDDVPPALARWNDADKDVRIYSSGSVAAQKMFFGHTNHGDLLSSFRGHYDTTTGPKKAADSYRAIAGDYGCDAGEILFLSDIVGELDAAREAGMQTGLCYRVGNAPIENGNGHPGIESFDQVSIG; the protein is encoded by the coding sequence GTGATCAATTTTTCGGGTCGCGGCTTGCTGTTGGATATCGAAGGGACGACCGCCAGCGTCGCCTTCGTCTACGACGTGATGTTTCCGTTTGTGCGGCGCGAACTGGACGCCTATTTGCAATCGGCGTGGAATACGCCTGCGCTGGCCCCGGTGCTCGAATATATCGCCCAAGATGCCGGCGCAGAATCGTTCGCCCAATGGACGCAAGCCGACGCTACCGAACAAGACAAGCGACAGCGCGTCAGCGCCGAAATGACGCGTCTGATGGATAACGACGTCAAAGCGACCGGGCTCAAGCAGTTGCAAGGCTTGATCTGGAAGTCCGGCTTCGACTCGGGCGAACTGGTCGCCGCCGTCTTTGACGACGTCCCCCCTGCCCTGGCCCGCTGGAACGACGCTGACAAAGATGTCCGGATCTATTCTTCCGGCAGCGTCGCCGCCCAGAAGATGTTCTTTGGGCACACCAATCACGGCGATCTGCTATCGTCGTTTCGTGGTCATTACGACACGACGACCGGCCCCAAGAAAGCAGCCGACAGCTATCGCGCCATCGCTGGCGACTATGGTTGCGACGCCGGCGAGATCCTCTTTCTCAGCGATATCGTCGGCGAACTGGACGCGGCGCGCGAAGCCGGTATGCAGACCGGACTTTGCTATCGCGTCGGCAACGCGCCAATCGAAAACGGAAATGGACATCCCGGC